The following proteins are co-located in the Deinococcus apachensis DSM 19763 genome:
- a CDS encoding MFS transporter gives MLARASAWRTRTFRALRHVHYRRYWFSQLLSLVGSWMQSTAQQYLVLELSGGSSAALGYVTVAQFLPSLLLSLFAGAVIDRVPRRRVLLATQVTLMLTAAALAVTTHLGIVTLPLVMALAFVSGTANAFDMPARQSMVVDFVPRGDVPNVVALNSLSFNVSRTLGQAVFGLVAALGVSLLAGGNPDNLSRLALPFYLNVASFVVVLFVIATLPFPPREGASRGTVLEDIREGLAYVRHTPAVRNVMLLVGALSLTVINFNIIIPYFARVVFGAREAAFGTLSAAFGLGAMAGALWQASKPNPLRNLRVGGVLLIASTVALAFTPGPVLGTPVLAACGFGMLSLLVSANSTVQLSIPDHLRGRVMSLYSFVLVGMGPPGALIASTLISKEGPLGPRWGLLALAALGSLSLLALWMRLPRELPKPVPQGQGLPAD, from the coding sequence ATGCTTGCCCGCGCCTCAGCGTGGCGGACGCGGACGTTTCGCGCGCTTCGCCACGTCCATTACCGCCGCTACTGGTTCTCGCAACTGCTGTCGCTGGTGGGCTCCTGGATGCAGTCCACCGCCCAGCAGTACCTGGTGCTGGAACTCTCGGGGGGCAGCTCGGCCGCCCTGGGCTACGTGACGGTGGCGCAGTTCCTCCCCAGCCTGCTGCTCTCGCTGTTCGCCGGGGCGGTGATCGACCGGGTGCCGCGGCGCCGGGTGCTGCTCGCCACCCAGGTCACGCTGATGCTGACCGCTGCGGCCCTGGCCGTGACCACGCACCTGGGCATCGTGACGCTGCCGCTGGTGATGGCGCTCGCCTTTGTCAGCGGCACCGCGAACGCCTTCGATATGCCCGCCCGGCAGAGCATGGTGGTGGACTTCGTGCCGCGCGGCGACGTGCCCAACGTGGTGGCGCTCAACAGCCTCTCCTTCAACGTAAGCCGCACCCTCGGCCAGGCGGTGTTCGGCCTGGTCGCCGCGCTGGGGGTGTCGCTGCTGGCGGGGGGCAACCCGGACAACCTCTCCCGGCTGGCCCTGCCGTTTTACCTGAACGTCGCCTCGTTTGTCGTTGTGCTCTTCGTGATTGCGACGTTGCCCTTTCCCCCGCGTGAGGGGGCCAGTCGGGGCACCGTCCTAGAGGACATCCGGGAGGGGTTGGCCTACGTCCGGCACACCCCGGCGGTCCGGAACGTGATGCTGCTGGTGGGGGCGTTGAGCCTCACGGTGATCAACTTCAACATCATCATCCCGTACTTCGCGCGGGTGGTCTTCGGGGCGCGGGAGGCGGCGTTCGGTACCCTGTCGGCCGCCTTCGGGCTGGGGGCGATGGCAGGGGCACTGTGGCAGGCGAGCAAACCCAACCCGCTGCGGAATCTGCGGGTCGGGGGCGTGCTCTTGATCGCCAGCACGGTGGCACTCGCCTTCACGCCGGGACCGGTGCTGGGTACGCCGGTGCTCGCCGCCTGCGGCTTCGGGATGCTGTCCCTGCTGGTCAGCGCGAACAGCACCGTGCAGCTCTCCATCCCCGACCACCTCAGAGGCCGGGTGATGAGCCTGTATTCCTTCGTGCTCGTGGGGATGGGGCCCCCCGGGGCGCTCATCGCCAGCACCCTGATCAGCAAGGAGGGGCCGCTGGGGCCGCGCTGGGGTCTGCTCGCCCTCGCGGCGCTGGGGAGCCTCTCCCTGCTCGCCCTGTGGATGCGGTTGCCGCGGGAGTTGCCCAAGCCGGTCCCACAGGGCCAGGGGCTTCCGGCGGACTGA
- a CDS encoding alpha/beta fold hydrolase translates to MSTITTADGTRIYYKDWGAGPPVVFSHGWPLSADAWDAQMMFLGQLGYRVIAHDRRGHGRSDQTWDGNDLDTYADDLAALMNALNLEGAVLVGHSTGGGEVTRYIGRHGTARLAKAVLVSAIPPLMLKTANNPEGMPIEAFDALRTATFDNRAQFFRDLSLPFYGYNRDGAHISEGVRDSFWQQGMQASIKGAYDCIKAFSETDLTEDLKKMNVPTLIVHGDDDQIVPIQAAALKSSRIAPQARLEVYRGAPHGLPTTLQDRLNADLLAFIRE, encoded by the coding sequence ATGAGCACCATCACCACCGCCGACGGCACGCGAATCTACTACAAAGACTGGGGCGCCGGGCCGCCGGTGGTGTTCAGCCACGGATGGCCGCTCAGCGCCGATGCTTGGGACGCTCAGATGATGTTCCTGGGTCAGCTGGGCTACCGCGTCATCGCACACGACCGACGCGGTCACGGCCGCTCAGACCAGACCTGGGACGGCAACGACCTGGACACGTACGCCGATGACCTCGCCGCCCTGATGAACGCGCTCAACCTGGAGGGGGCGGTGCTGGTGGGGCATTCCACGGGCGGCGGTGAAGTCACCCGGTACATCGGCCGGCACGGTACCGCCCGCCTCGCCAAAGCCGTGCTGGTGAGCGCCATCCCACCCCTGATGCTCAAGACCGCGAACAACCCGGAAGGCATGCCTATCGAGGCTTTCGACGCGCTTCGTACGGCCACCTTCGACAACCGCGCCCAGTTCTTCCGCGACCTGTCCCTGCCGTTCTACGGCTACAACCGGGACGGGGCGCACATTTCCGAGGGGGTGCGCGATTCCTTCTGGCAGCAGGGCATGCAAGCCAGCATCAAAGGCGCGTACGACTGCATCAAGGCCTTCTCGGAAACGGACCTCACCGAGGACCTCAAGAAAATGAACGTGCCGACCTTGATCGTGCACGGCGACGACGACCAGATCGTGCCCATCCAGGCCGCGGCGTTGAAGTCAAGCAGGATCGCGCCGCAAGCGCGGCTGGAGGTGTACAGGGGCGCGCCACACGGCCTGCCGACCACCCTTCAGGATCGCCTCAACGCCGACCTGCTGGCCTTCATCCGGGAGTAG
- a CDS encoding aldo/keto reductase, whose amino-acid sequence MQERDFGTTGLRVSILGLGAGQVGAEALPETEAERLLHRTLDLGITLIDTARGYGLSEERIGRHLAGRRDEFVLSTKGGYSVEDAEDWTPGNIRLGIERALRVMRTDRIDIFHLHSCPLDTLRREDLLAELDRARDAGLIRVAAYSGENEALAWAAESGRFGSLQTSVNLTDQWSLHHVLPGAAARGLGVIAKRPIANAAWQFSERPVGQYAEVYWERLQALRLDPGDLDWNEFALRFSAFALGVSSAIVGTARVENLERNAAVVEKGPLPVELLEQIETAWNEHGQEWGGEV is encoded by the coding sequence ATGCAAGAGCGCGATTTCGGAACCACGGGGCTGAGGGTGAGCATTCTGGGCCTGGGAGCGGGACAGGTGGGCGCCGAGGCCCTGCCCGAGACGGAGGCCGAGCGGCTGCTCCACCGCACGCTCGACCTGGGCATCACCCTGATCGACACGGCACGCGGCTACGGCCTGAGCGAGGAACGGATCGGGCGCCACCTCGCCGGGCGCCGCGACGAGTTCGTGCTGAGCACCAAGGGCGGTTACAGCGTGGAGGACGCGGAGGACTGGACGCCCGGGAACATCCGCCTGGGCATCGAACGTGCTCTGCGTGTGATGCGGACGGACCGCATCGACATCTTCCACCTGCACTCCTGCCCGCTGGACACCCTGCGGCGCGAGGACCTGCTGGCCGAACTCGACCGGGCCCGGGACGCGGGCCTGATCCGGGTCGCGGCCTACAGCGGTGAGAACGAGGCTCTGGCGTGGGCTGCGGAGTCGGGCCGTTTCGGCAGCCTTCAGACGAGCGTAAACCTCACCGACCAGTGGAGCCTGCACCACGTTCTGCCTGGGGCGGCGGCAAGGGGACTGGGCGTGATCGCCAAGCGTCCCATCGCCAATGCGGCCTGGCAGTTCAGCGAGCGCCCGGTCGGCCAGTACGCTGAGGTGTACTGGGAGCGGTTGCAGGCGCTGCGCCTCGACCCCGGCGATCTGGACTGGAACGAGTTCGCCCTGCGCTTTTCCGCCTTCGCCCTGGGGGTGAGCAGCGCGATCGTGGGCACGGCGCGGGTGGAGAACCTGGAGCGGAACGCGGCCGTCGTGGAGAAAGGGCCGCTGCCCGTCGAGTTGCTGGAGCAGATTGAAACTGCCTGGAACGAGCATGGGCAGGAGTGGGGCGGGGAGGTTTAG
- a CDS encoding MFS transporter — protein MSISLLHGPFARVWWAGLISMTGNWMLAAALPAYVYLATGSVLASSLMFLASVVPHVLLGSLAGALADRVDRVALMTRLNLLAAASVLPLLLAAPSSMWPVVLVCVLETLVTLPLGPAENALLPTLVPPTRLPRANALNALNNNIARLLGPALGGLVLARAGLSAVVLLDVASYVVAAALLWPLVPARSTRGAVRINLKVVRQAGQALVNVSRDGLRLAREVPALRLLLLTTALGGVGEGLFAVLLAPFVVSVLRGDAGAYGLIISAQAVGGLIGAVVMTPLAGRWSPVTLAASGALGLGVIDALIFASPLVLSGVWPATLLMILAGLPASAGGVGWTTLMQRVTVDERRGQAFGVSAQVSALSVLAGTGLANAARTPDAILPVISVHAVTLLTSGVIVALRRRVLNVPSADAPRDGQESLPG, from the coding sequence ATGTCAATCTCGTTGCTTCACGGGCCGTTCGCGAGAGTCTGGTGGGCCGGGCTGATCAGCATGACCGGCAACTGGATGCTCGCCGCAGCCCTTCCCGCGTATGTGTACCTCGCCACCGGCTCGGTGCTCGCCTCGAGCCTGATGTTCCTTGCGTCCGTCGTGCCGCACGTGCTGCTCGGCTCGCTCGCGGGCGCCCTCGCGGACCGCGTCGACCGCGTTGCGTTGATGACTCGGCTCAACCTGCTCGCCGCCGCGAGCGTCTTGCCGCTCCTGCTCGCCGCACCCAGCTCGATGTGGCCGGTGGTGCTCGTCTGCGTCCTTGAGACCCTCGTGACCCTGCCACTCGGCCCGGCCGAGAACGCCCTGCTGCCCACCCTCGTGCCGCCCACGCGACTGCCCCGTGCCAACGCCCTGAACGCTCTCAACAACAACATCGCGCGGCTGCTCGGTCCGGCCCTGGGGGGCCTCGTGCTCGCGCGCGCGGGTCTTTCCGCCGTCGTGCTGCTCGACGTCGCGTCCTATGTCGTCGCTGCTGCCCTGCTGTGGCCGCTCGTCCCGGCCCGTTCCACCCGCGGGGCCGTCCGCATAAATCTCAAGGTGGTCCGGCAGGCTGGGCAGGCGCTCGTGAACGTGTCCCGTGACGGCCTGCGTCTGGCGCGGGAAGTCCCGGCGTTGCGACTGCTGCTGCTCACCACCGCCCTCGGCGGAGTGGGGGAGGGTTTGTTCGCGGTGCTGCTCGCCCCGTTTGTCGTGAGCGTCCTGCGAGGCGACGCGGGCGCGTACGGGCTGATCATCAGCGCTCAGGCGGTGGGAGGTCTGATCGGCGCGGTGGTGATGACGCCCCTCGCGGGACGCTGGTCGCCCGTGACGCTCGCGGCGAGTGGAGCGCTGGGACTCGGCGTGATCGACGCGTTGATCTTCGCGTCCCCGCTGGTGCTGTCCGGTGTGTGGCCCGCGACGCTGCTGATGATCCTCGCCGGGCTGCCCGCGAGCGCTGGCGGTGTGGGTTGGACGACCCTGATGCAGCGTGTCACTGTGGACGAGCGGCGCGGTCAGGCGTTCGGGGTGTCCGCGCAGGTGTCCGCGCTGAGCGTCCTGGCGGGCACGGGCCTCGCAAACGCTGCGCGGACACCGGACGCGATCCTGCCGGTCATCTCGGTGCACGCCGTGACGCTGCTCACCTCGGGTGTGATTGTCGCGCTGCGGCGACGCGTCCTCAACGTTCCTTCTGCAGACGCGCCACGGGATGGGCAGGAGAGCTTGCCAGGCTGA
- a CDS encoding alpha/beta fold hydrolase, producing the protein MKADTDYLARTLASLKGPLVLVGHSYGGMVITGAAEGNANVKGLVFIAGFAPEAGETAAALSTKFPGSTLTPTLAPPVALSDGTTDLYIQMDKYHAQFCADLPEPVARNMAATQRPATNLAFSETVRSATWRTIPSWFVWGELDKNIPAASHRFMAERAKAREALEVKGASHVVFMSHADTVANLIVRAATKSVEARV; encoded by the coding sequence GTGAAGGCCGACACGGACTACCTCGCCAGGACGCTCGCGAGCCTCAAGGGGCCGCTCGTGCTGGTCGGCCACTCGTACGGGGGCATGGTCATCACCGGCGCAGCTGAAGGGAACGCGAACGTGAAGGGCCTGGTGTTCATCGCCGGGTTCGCCCCGGAAGCAGGCGAGACCGCCGCGGCGCTGTCCACGAAATTCCCCGGCAGCACGCTCACGCCGACCCTGGCGCCGCCCGTGGCGCTGAGTGACGGAACGACGGACCTGTACATTCAGATGGACAAGTACCACGCGCAGTTCTGCGCGGACCTGCCCGAACCGGTGGCGCGGAACATGGCCGCCACCCAACGCCCCGCGACCAACCTCGCGTTCAGCGAAACCGTCCGCAGCGCCACCTGGAGGACGATCCCGTCATGGTTCGTGTGGGGTGAACTGGACAAGAACATCCCGGCGGCCTCCCACCGCTTCATGGCTGAGCGGGCGAAGGCCCGTGAGGCCCTCGAAGTGAAAGGCGCGTCGCATGTGGTGTTCATGTCCCATGCCGACACCGTGGCCAACCTAATCGTGAGGGCGGCGACCAAGAGTGTGGAGGCGCGGGTTTAA
- a CDS encoding C40 family peptidase, with protein MLPSLLILMGAVSLAQAAGTAPSPVGPVPTGLSSAASGDTVTVKPGDTAYSLARAYGLTVDALLALNGLTTPELRAGQVLRVRDVPPYIAQRGDTLYLLARRFDVSVDSLLALNGLPRDTRLEVGQVLRIPAPGPGAPAPLPVLAQAVPAPLVATAEPLPTPEPVAPSVPLVGDWRNAALAMLGVPYAYGGSGPAGLDCSGFVVQVFAPLGVQLPRRSADQAQSGAPVALTELQPGDLVFFDTAGRGEVTHVGIYLGDDEFVNANSYKGQVTVDHLLTDTYWAPRLLGARRVLPPATPTYAAGH; from the coding sequence ATGTTGCCGAGCCTCCTGATCCTGATGGGAGCCGTCTCCCTCGCGCAGGCTGCCGGAACAGCCCCCAGCCCAGTGGGCCCCGTGCCGACTGGGCTTTCGTCTGCCGCGAGCGGCGATACTGTGACGGTGAAGCCCGGCGACACGGCCTACAGCCTGGCCCGCGCGTACGGGCTGACGGTGGATGCCCTGCTCGCCCTGAACGGCCTGACCACGCCCGAACTGCGCGCCGGACAGGTGCTGCGGGTGCGGGACGTGCCCCCCTACATCGCGCAACGCGGTGACACCCTGTACTTGCTGGCTCGCCGCTTTGACGTGAGTGTGGACAGCCTGCTGGCGCTGAACGGCCTGCCGAGGGACACCCGGCTGGAGGTCGGGCAGGTGCTGCGTATTCCCGCGCCCGGTCCGGGAGCCCCCGCTCCTCTGCCCGTGCTGGCCCAGGCCGTTCCTGCCCCCTTGGTGGCGACCGCCGAGCCGCTTCCCACCCCCGAGCCAGTCGCCCCCAGTGTCCCGCTCGTGGGCGACTGGCGGAATGCGGCCCTGGCAATGCTGGGCGTGCCCTACGCCTATGGCGGCTCCGGCCCCGCTGGGCTGGATTGCAGCGGTTTCGTCGTGCAGGTCTTCGCGCCACTCGGAGTACAATTGCCGCGCCGCAGCGCCGACCAGGCGCAGTCCGGGGCGCCCGTCGCCCTGACTGAGCTGCAACCCGGCGACCTTGTGTTCTTCGATACCGCAGGCCGCGGCGAGGTGACCCATGTCGGCATCTACCTGGGCGACGACGAGTTCGTGAACGCCAACTCCTACAAGGGGCAGGTCACGGTAGACCACCTGCTGACTGACACCTACTGGGCGCCCCGCCTGCTCGGCGCGCGGCGGGTCTTGCCCCCCGCGACCCCCACTTACGCGGCGGGGCACTGA
- a CDS encoding ATP-binding protein produces MQRGIRHGHTPGECCLTGTLNLDEFPEFSRKALETLRQPLEDGHVTISRARATVSYPARFQLIGAMNPCPCGHHGDPEKPCTCTPTERTRYAGRLSGPLLDRIDLISRVPRLTVDELTRAPESEGSSRVRERVVRAREVMLARQGLRNSDLVGQSLRRHAPLAPGPDAFLRSAARQLGLTGRGFDRVLRVARTVADLAGSADIREAHLAEAVTYRPRDLG; encoded by the coding sequence GTGCAGCGGGGTATTCGGCATGGGCACACTCCTGGAGAGTGTTGCTTAACTGGGACTCTAAACCTCGACGAGTTTCCCGAGTTTTCCCGCAAAGCGTTGGAGACATTACGGCAGCCCCTGGAGGATGGGCACGTGACGATCAGCCGTGCCCGCGCCACGGTGAGCTATCCCGCGCGCTTCCAGCTCATCGGCGCGATGAACCCCTGCCCCTGCGGCCACCACGGCGACCCCGAGAAACCCTGCACCTGCACGCCCACCGAGCGGACCCGCTACGCCGGGCGCCTCAGCGGGCCACTGCTCGACCGGATCGACCTCATCTCCCGCGTCCCGCGCCTCACCGTGGACGAGCTGACCCGCGCGCCGGAGTCCGAGGGCAGCTCCCGGGTCCGCGAACGGGTCGTGCGTGCCCGCGAGGTGATGCTGGCGCGGCAGGGCCTGCGGAACAGCGACCTCGTCGGGCAGTCGCTGCGCCGTCACGCGCCGCTCGCTCCCGGGCCGGACGCCTTCCTGCGCTCCGCCGCCCGGCAACTGGGCCTGACCGGGCGCGGTTTCGACCGTGTGCTGCGCGTCGCCCGCACGGTTGCCGACCTGGCGGGGAGCGCCGATATCCGGGAAGCCCACCTCGCGGAGGCCGTCACCTACCGCCCGCGCGACCTGGGCTGA
- the murA gene encoding UDP-N-acetylglucosamine 1-carboxyvinyltransferase yields the protein MQLTPLHIQGGRELSGEIVIQPSKNAALPIIVASLLSSEPVTLHGVPRLSDVYTILDLAHHIGTRHAWVGPNSLTLHTPEILNTDAPYALVSKMRASFIMMGALIARAGQATVSMPGGCAFGYRPVDQHVKAFRALGVQVEEEGGNFDARRGGSLNGTFVFELLTVGGTQNAILAAVLGDGVVTLENASIDTDVVDLINFLNSLGADIRGAGTNTLTIHGVKALRGGEYRIIPDRIEAGTFMIAAAATRSRLTLTNVRPDHLRAVSAKLTEMGVDILESGERLLVDARNRTLKPVNVTTQSFPGFPTDVQPQMSALLATVPGASVVQDPVYPDRLTHVAELHRMGANITVSGYTQVIQGGPLHAAPVKAADLRAGAALFIAALTTEGETVIDGVQYLNRGYERLAERLRSIGANAWQPQPVLASAMD from the coding sequence ATGCAACTGACGCCGCTGCACATCCAGGGAGGCCGGGAACTTTCCGGCGAGATCGTCATCCAGCCCAGCAAGAACGCGGCCCTGCCGATCATCGTCGCCAGCCTCCTGAGCAGCGAGCCCGTCACCCTGCATGGCGTCCCCCGGCTCTCGGACGTGTACACCATCCTGGATCTGGCGCATCACATCGGCACGCGCCACGCCTGGGTCGGCCCCAACAGCCTCACCCTGCACACGCCCGAGATCCTGAACACCGACGCGCCCTACGCCCTGGTCTCCAAGATGCGCGCCAGCTTCATTATGATGGGCGCGCTGATCGCCCGCGCGGGCCAGGCGACCGTCTCCATGCCCGGCGGCTGCGCCTTCGGCTACCGGCCCGTCGACCAGCATGTCAAGGCCTTCCGGGCGCTGGGCGTGCAGGTCGAGGAGGAGGGCGGCAACTTCGACGCCCGCCGGGGGGGCAGCCTGAATGGCACCTTCGTGTTCGAGCTGCTCACCGTCGGGGGCACCCAGAACGCCATCCTGGCCGCCGTGCTGGGCGACGGGGTGGTCACGCTGGAAAACGCCAGCATCGACACCGACGTGGTGGACCTGATCAACTTCCTGAACAGCCTGGGCGCCGACATCCGTGGGGCGGGCACGAACACGCTCACCATCCACGGCGTGAAGGCCCTGCGCGGGGGCGAGTACCGGATCATCCCCGACCGCATCGAGGCAGGCACCTTCATGATTGCCGCCGCCGCCACCCGCAGCCGTCTGACCCTGACGAACGTGCGCCCCGACCACCTGCGCGCCGTCAGCGCCAAGCTCACTGAGATGGGCGTGGACATCCTGGAATCGGGCGAGCGCCTGCTGGTGGACGCCCGGAACCGCACGCTGAAGCCCGTCAACGTCACCACCCAGAGCTTCCCCGGCTTCCCCACCGACGTGCAGCCCCAGATGAGCGCCCTGCTCGCCACCGTCCCCGGCGCGAGCGTCGTGCAGGACCCGGTGTACCCTGACCGCCTCACCCATGTCGCGGAGCTGCACCGCATGGGCGCCAACATCACCGTGAGCGGCTACACCCAGGTCATCCAGGGCGGCCCGCTGCACGCCGCGCCCGTCAAGGCCGCCGACCTGCGCGCTGGGGCGGCCCTCTTCATCGCAGCCCTGACGACCGAGGGCGAGACCGTGATCGACGGCGTCCAGTACCTCAACCGCGGCTACGAGCGCCTGGCCGAGCGACTGCGCTCCATCGGCGCGAACGCCTGGCAGCCCCAGCCGGTGCTGGCAAGCGCGATGGACTGA
- a CDS encoding SLC13 family permease codes for MDPVTILLILFVTALVLFATEWLPVDVTALLLLGSLLGLSLLSPKEAFAGFGSDTALTLASLFILTRVLLRAGVIEWLGVSLARRSRNVGGMVRGMLGTVAGVSAFTSNAATTAVFLPVVTGLARRAGLAPSRVLMPLAYASILGGTITVIGTSTNLVVSGALPAAGLRPLGFFELAWVGLPVAAVGLLYLFFVAPRLLPAQDAALEESLRAYLADLTVAPGSPLDGQTLRETGLGRDHGLTVVAVRRGGDTVYAPGPDFRVQEGDTLAVEGQHDRILTGKSTLGVFSKSEQKLQVEGDGAPVRLVEAVVLPGSPLAGRTLREARFRERYGVSVLALHRRARTVERLAGLRVQVGDVLMIQGSAERIVALGDSLTVLGDLTEEQRDLRKAPLALLLFGGAVVLGALGLLPLSVAVVIAVALALALRLVSPDEAYRAVEWPVIVLVACMLAFGTAFQDTGAAKVLTGAISGVLEPLGPYGLLAALFAVTVALTQPMSNQAAALVMLPLAIGTAGTLGYDPRPFVIGITVAASNSFITPLEPACMLVYGPGRYRFLDFVRVGTGLTLVTFVVAMLVIPRVWPF; via the coding sequence ATGGACCCCGTCACCATCCTGCTGATCCTGTTCGTCACCGCCCTGGTCCTGTTCGCCACCGAGTGGTTGCCCGTGGACGTGACCGCGCTGCTGCTGCTGGGCTCGCTGCTCGGCCTAAGCCTCCTGAGCCCGAAGGAGGCCTTCGCGGGCTTCGGGAGCGACACCGCCCTCACGCTCGCCAGCCTGTTCATCCTGACGCGGGTGCTGCTGCGCGCGGGGGTGATCGAGTGGCTGGGCGTGAGCCTCGCCCGGCGGTCCCGCAACGTGGGGGGCATGGTGCGGGGCATGCTCGGCACCGTCGCGGGTGTGAGCGCCTTTACCAGCAACGCGGCCACGACCGCCGTGTTCCTGCCGGTGGTCACGGGTCTGGCGCGGCGGGCGGGGCTCGCCCCCAGCCGGGTGCTCATGCCGCTCGCCTACGCCAGCATCCTGGGGGGCACAATCACGGTGATCGGCACCTCCACCAATCTGGTCGTGTCGGGGGCGCTGCCTGCGGCGGGCCTCAGGCCGCTGGGCTTTTTCGAACTCGCCTGGGTCGGCCTGCCCGTCGCCGCGGTGGGGCTGCTCTACCTCTTCTTCGTCGCCCCGCGCCTGCTCCCCGCCCAGGACGCCGCGCTGGAGGAGTCCCTGCGCGCCTACCTCGCGGACCTGACGGTGGCGCCCGGCAGCCCCCTTGATGGGCAGACCCTGCGCGAGACGGGCCTGGGCCGCGACCACGGCCTGACTGTCGTCGCCGTGCGGCGCGGAGGGGACACCGTGTACGCCCCTGGCCCCGACTTCCGGGTGCAGGAGGGAGACACGCTCGCCGTCGAGGGGCAGCACGACCGCATCCTGACCGGCAAGAGCACCCTGGGGGTGTTCAGCAAGAGCGAGCAGAAACTCCAGGTCGAGGGGGATGGCGCCCCAGTGCGGCTGGTCGAGGCGGTCGTGCTGCCGGGCAGCCCCCTCGCCGGACGCACCCTGCGCGAGGCGCGCTTCCGCGAGCGTTATGGTGTCTCCGTCCTCGCTCTGCACCGCCGGGCCCGCACCGTTGAGCGCCTCGCGGGCCTGCGCGTGCAGGTCGGCGACGTGCTGATGATCCAGGGCAGCGCCGAGCGGATCGTGGCGCTGGGCGACTCCCTCACCGTGTTGGGTGACCTGACGGAGGAGCAGCGGGACCTGCGGAAGGCCCCGCTGGCCCTGCTGCTCTTCGGTGGCGCGGTGGTCCTGGGCGCCCTGGGCCTGCTGCCCCTCAGCGTGGCGGTCGTGATCGCCGTCGCCCTGGCCCTCGCCCTGCGCCTCGTCTCGCCCGACGAGGCTTACCGCGCCGTCGAGTGGCCGGTGATCGTCCTCGTCGCCTGTATGCTCGCCTTCGGCACCGCCTTCCAGGACACCGGGGCGGCAAAGGTGCTCACCGGCGCGATCTCCGGCGTCCTCGAACCTCTCGGGCCGTACGGGCTGCTCGCCGCCCTCTTCGCGGTGACGGTCGCCCTCACCCAACCGATGAGCAACCAGGCCGCTGCCCTCGTCATGCTGCCCCTCGCCATCGGGACCGCGGGGACGCTGGGGTACGATCCCCGCCCCTTCGTCATCGGCATCACCGTCGCGGCCAGCAACTCCTTTATCACCCCGCTGGAGCCCGCCTGCATGCTGGTGTACGGGCCGGGCCGCTACCGCTTCCTGGACTTCGTGCGGGTGGGCACCGGCCTGACGCTGGTGACCTTCGTGGTGGCAATGCTGGTGATTCCGCGGGTCTGGCCGTTCTGA
- a CDS encoding [LysW]-lysine hydrolase produces the protein MGAAPELKGEARELVRQAVAIPSVSGEEGPVARFLVEWMMERGFRAHVDDAGNAVGERGHGPLTVMLLGHIDTVPGDIPVRVEGDVLHGRGSVDAKGSFCAFVAAVAALPETALAGARFICVGATEEEAPSSRGARHVMRQYSPALVLIGEPSGWEGLTLGYKGRLVVRVRVGKDNFHTAGEGTSAADDLAEAWFRVREWAAGTAGEGIFGTVQATIQHLSSGTDGLMQVAEGTFGLRLPPQLTPAQAEAELLDLLADLPATLTFGGHEVAVRHPRDNALTRALRVAIREQGGRPVFKVKTGTSDMNVVAERWPVPTVAYGPGDSALDHTPNEHLDLAEYDRAVRVLASALARLAGDHPA, from the coding sequence ATGGGCGCGGCCCCTGAGCTGAAGGGGGAGGCCCGCGAACTCGTCCGGCAGGCGGTCGCCATTCCCTCTGTCTCCGGGGAGGAGGGGCCGGTCGCCCGCTTTCTGGTGGAGTGGATGATGGAGCGCGGCTTCCGCGCGCACGTGGACGACGCGGGCAACGCGGTGGGCGAGCGCGGCCACGGTCCCCTGACGGTCATGCTGCTGGGCCACATCGACACGGTGCCGGGGGACATCCCGGTGCGGGTGGAGGGGGACGTGCTCCACGGGCGCGGCAGCGTGGACGCCAAGGGGAGTTTCTGCGCGTTCGTGGCGGCGGTGGCGGCCCTGCCGGAGACGGCGCTGGCGGGGGCACGCTTCATCTGTGTTGGCGCGACCGAGGAGGAGGCCCCCAGCAGCCGGGGCGCGCGGCACGTCATGCGGCAGTACAGCCCCGCCCTCGTCCTGATCGGCGAGCCGAGCGGTTGGGAGGGGCTGACGCTGGGGTACAAGGGCCGCCTGGTGGTCCGGGTGCGGGTGGGGAAGGACAACTTCCACACGGCGGGGGAGGGCACGAGTGCCGCGGACGACCTCGCGGAGGCGTGGTTCCGGGTACGGGAGTGGGCGGCGGGCACGGCGGGGGAGGGCATCTTCGGGACCGTGCAGGCGACCATTCAGCACCTCTCGTCGGGCACGGACGGCCTGATGCAGGTTGCCGAGGGGACCTTCGGCCTGCGCTTGCCGCCGCAGTTGACCCCCGCTCAGGCGGAGGCGGAACTCCTCGACCTGCTCGCGGATCTGCCCGCCACCCTCACCTTCGGCGGGCACGAGGTGGCGGTCCGTCATCCCAGGGACAACGCGCTCACCCGCGCCCTGCGGGTCGCCATCCGCGAGCAGGGGGGCCGCCCGGTCTTCAAGGTCAAGACCGGCACCAGCGACATGAACGTGGTCGCCGAACGCTGGCCGGTGCCCACCGTCGCCTACGGCCCGGGGGACAGCGCCCTGGACCACACACCGAATGAGCACCTCGACCTGGCGGAGTACGACCGGGCGGTGAGGGTGCTGGCCTCGGCCCTGGCGCGGCTGGCGGGAGACCACCCAGCATGA